The genomic region CAACCCAAacattacaaatgtaatttttactgAGACTAAATGCTGCGATCCAACAACAAAGTTGAGCTGTCTCAGGTGTCAAACTGTCAGAATTTTTATTCCTCCTCTACAGTCTTTATCCAAGgtgttttgtgtgggtgtgtgttttaAAGATATTTTCAGAATGACGTCCAAAATACAGTTTACGTCTGAAATATTACAGCGTTGTCATGAAGTTAACACCATCATGTGGTTGCATATGGTAATTACATCTTGGGGGAAGTCTTGTTTTTTGGTGTATTTAGTAGTGTCTGTTATGGAGTCGTGTCGTCAGTTCCACATGTAGAACACAGCTCTTTTAAACAAAAGTTGCTTTTCttcagctgcacatttccactcaTATCTGCAAAGTCAACAAACTCAAATTGTTTGTGTTTTTCGTTGTTTTTCCTGCAGCAGGTGTTCTCAGTCTCACTGATTAGATCAAGGATCTACGCTCTGACTGTGGTCTTGGTCCTCAGCTGGAGAACCAGGTATCGATGTCCAAGGTCCATCACATTACGCTTGgccgagcgccttgtatggcagcaccctgacataggggtgaatgtgaggcataattgtaaagcgctttgagcgtctgatgcagatggaaaagcgctatatataaatgcagtctatttaccttgGATAAATTAATATCTTTTACCATCTGGGAACTTTGTTTTCACAGGGATCAGTTTCACTGAGTGTCACTGTTTACGTGTTTGTCAAAGGCAAAGCCAGAAGGTGGATTTGGAATTGAAACCTCTTCCTAAAATATTCCACGAGCATTTTCCTCATAATTAGCGTTGACTATCTTTCTTTAATCTTCCCTTGTGTTTCTTGTTCATAAACGGATGTTCTCGGTTCAAGGTGCTGCTGCACAGAAATCTACTGGAAACATTCCAGATCCAGGCGTCCGGCTCCGATTGGACGGCCCGTCGGGTAAATGTTATTCCTTCACTGCAAATTGAGATCTAGTTTTGTGTTTGGAATCTGTTAACTGTCGATATGATGTTCTAAAGGTCTCGTCAGCTAACTGACTTACCCAACAATATTGCCAGAGTCACTTTCACTTCACAAAAAGGCACAATATAAGCAAGTTGTGGCACAAGATGTGGTAGATGTGGAGTATCATAAGGAAACATGAGCTATGACACGAACATATGGAAAAATTGGAAtgggctggttgtctgcctgggtggttgtcatttaGGACCCCATGGTTTTGTAGAACAGTAACAAATCAGTAATGACTGTTAAGAGAAATGTTTTATTGGTTCAATCCCGTAGAAAACTCCAGCAGACTTTGTTCTGTACAGCAGTTTATACAACATAAAAGTAGCAACACTAAGGCACTCTAAATCCAGACACAGAAGGACAgacccacataaacacacaaacaaaaagtcCACGGCTACCACAAAACTCTTCTTTCAGTTCCAACTTGAAATCATGACCCAGACAGGCGCTCAGAAGAAAACACAGTTCATTACTGGTGATGCTGCTTAAATATCTACACGTCCACAGTCACGCTTCATTTCAGAGACGCCACAATGTCGCACAACATTCTACTAACAAAACGGCTATTTCTTCAAACCTGCAGCGGGTATGTGCGCGGTCAGATTAGCAAAACTCACGCCAGCAGTCAGACTGTGCCATAGACGATGCACATCACGTCACTGAGAATCAGCGCCGCCTGTTGCAGATATTCGAACGGCGCCACAGAGTGCGAGGTAAGGCACTGCGTTTTCAGCTACCTGTCAAATTTGGTGCGATTTGAAAAGGAAAAATACGCTAAGCACAactacaacaaaaaaagaaagaaagccaCATTAACGCACCTGAAGTCTTTACACATTTTTAATCTAAGAAGCAGCGCGGGGAATACGATTGTGGTTTTACCGTTTAGTGTAGATGACCACTGACGTGCTAAACCGCTCAGAAACAGGGTATCCTGTACACGACAACATACAAACATGGCCCATGATGCAACGCGGCGTCACAACTTAAAGGCACGACGAGCAGTGTCCCATCTGTGTCAGTAGCTTCACCACAGTGCATGTTGGGAGAACGGTCAGTCCACAGCTGCTACACCACAGTCCACCAGTCGTACAtctggggtttttttgggggggggatctTTCATTGCTGTTGCTAGTAGCCTCTCTCCCGGCCACGCCCCCTCTGGGTGGCGTTGAACTGCACATAACCAAATCCGCCCCCCGTGTCTCCCTGTCTCCCCCTGTACAGCCCCCTGCTGCCTCGGTGAAAGCTGCCCCTCCCCCGCCCTCCTCTGCCAGAGTTCTTCCTCGACCCCCGCTGGTTCGAGCTGAACCCCTCCGACTCGTCCCAGTTGTCCTCTGTGCTGCAGCCGACCGACAGCGAATCCGTCGCCATGAAACCCACCTGACCTCCTTCCGTCACCACGGGGACAAACGCTTTGGAGGGATTGGCCAGCTTTCGCTGGCCCCGGTAAGGTCGGGAGGTGTGGCTGCCGTCGCTTGGGCCGGCGGGCTTCGCAATGACATCGTACATTGCCGGGAGAACTGGCgtgttgctggacttggacaaagtTGTCATGGAGACATCCTTCACCTCAGGGTCGGAAACCCACGTGAGCTAAGAGATGAACAGAGTTTTAAAATTTTACTACTACAATCCTGTGCCTTTTTTTCTTCTATCATTCTAAATTATACTATTGTATTCACAGCTatgttactacaactactacagcCGCCAAATTAAATAAACTAACAGAGTAGCTATGTGAAAGATGATGCAATGAATAACtaaacagtaaatggactgcatttatatcacttttttttcttctatagcagatgctcaaagcactttacagcaatGCCTCATATTCATCAGTGAGTACCATCTGTACTGTTGTGGGTGGATGTATGTGGCGGGTGGATGTACGTACGATGGGGTTGTTGTTGAGGGGTGGGTCCACCAGCAGCACTGCTCTGGTCAAACTCTCTCTCTGATCCTTCTTGGTGAGGGCTGATGGGAAATAAAAATAACATCAAAATTAAGAGCTGATTTCAAAGTTCTTTTGGTTTTCGCCTAGAGAAAACTCAACTTTTTCACAACTGGGACATTCGATGCCACCAAAACTCATTGTGCAGAAATAGCATTTAAACGCACCTAAACTCGGCAAAGCGGCGACTGCTGACGTTCTGCAGCTATTAGCATTAGCCACATTAGCAGCAGTGAAACCCTCCAGAGGACTGGGGACTTGGCCAGGCCCAGAGGCCAGGTTGGCCAACGCCTCACTGTTGGCGTGCTGAAATGCCTCCATGGTGCCCTGGGTCACCTGCAGCTCACTGGGACTGGTGAGGGAGGGGTATACCAGTGACGAAGCAGGGTACTGATGAGCAGTGGTGGGGTACAGCGGGTGCCCTGATACCTGACCTTGGTGATACCCCTGAGATGAAGGCGGTGGAGTCGGGTAGTGTGCAGTCGAGGCAGGGTAGCCGGAGGAGTAGTTGGGGTTTCTGGGTGgaggcagctgctgttgttgccACGGCAACAAGGCACAGGGCATCCTGTGGGTGACAGAGTATCCTGTCTGACTGAAGGTTGACTCACTGGGATGGGTTGGTTCAGTGGGGGCAGCGTGGTGGTCGTACTGAGGTGGCACTGATGCAGAAGCGGGGGGGTACTGGGAGGACAGCACCTCTGACTGCTGCCTGATGGGCGGAGTTGAGGGCGGGTAATGATGGGCGGGAGACGGGGAGCGGGAGGGGATTTTGGGATGCATGGTGTGTGCCTGATGGAGGGGGAGAAGGTAAATGTAGGGGGGGAAAATGGGCATGGAGTAagcctggggggtggggggagaagaACAGAAGAGTCTCTTTAGAAAACAGAATTTCTATGTGAACATGAGGTTATTTGATGTAGTTTGCGTTCTTGTACCTTTACACCAAGGTTGAAGAAAAACTTCAAGATGTTGACATCTGTAAAAGAGAAACCAACACTCATCACCTCACTGAAGTAAAACAACAAAGACAAACTTCACCAAGAAGACGTGTTGCTCCATTACATCTGCCAGCCAGTAGAGGGTGGGGTTAGTTAAACCCCAGCATGTTTAGAAATGTTTGTGATGTCATGAGGCTGGTGTACATATACAGACAAAAATGGTTTTGGAATCAGATTCAGGTGTGAACCAGCTCTCAACAGACGGGTGAAGGAGCAGTTCATTTGATTTAAATCGACAGAAgcctctttaatcaaagttttggTGAAAAGGTGGATAATCTGACCACTTTGTGTATTCTGTGGGGAACAGGAATAGGTTCATTTGTGTTTATATCTTCCCACACATCATGCTCTTGTTTGCGCTCTATTTAGTTCCATGATGTGTAAACATCTAACCTTGGGGGAGGTCCTCCCCTGCAGGACTGGACGAGTAGGGCGGGATCATAGCCACATCACCTTTCTCTCCCTGGGGGAAGCCGGGATACAGTGGGTCCTGGTATAGCTGTTGCAGAGGAATGGCTGCCGCGATGGACTGGTGGTAGGATGGGTGAGGATGGGGATGTGCAGGGTGGAACTGGGGGTGAGGAGGGTGTGACTGCTGCAAGGGAGGATGGTCCATAGAAAAACCCTGAGTGGGAGGGGGCGGGGCCTCACTCTGATCCTGGTTTTGAGGAGGCGGATGATTCTGGGAGGTGGAGAGCAAGGATGATTGACGTGGGAGGTGGGATGGTTGAGGACTTGGGGCTGGTTGATCATCTGGGACAGGGTGTGACACCTGAGCCTGCGCAGGGGCAGAAACAGAGGTTTGGGAAAATGATGGGTTACAGGACTGAACTGGGATATGCTCAGGCTGGAGCTGGGAGACAGACTGACTGGACTGGGAGAAGCAGTACAGCGTCTGTGGGACAGAAGTCCCTTCTGTGTGGGACTGGGAATCCTGCTGGACATGAGCCTGGGAAATGGATGCCTGGGTTTGGAGCTGAGGAGCCTGGGATTGATCGCTGGAAGCACCTGTTTGGATCTGGGTTGAGGACATCTCTGTGTCAGGCTGATGAGCCTGGATTTGTGTTTGGGGAACCAGAGACGAGGTTTGATGGTGAGAAATGTGGACTTTGTTTTGAGTTGGGTGAGCAAGAATCTGCTTATGGGATGCAGAGTTCTGCAACAAAGGAACCTCCGGCTGAGGAAACCTGGTTTGATTTTGTTGCTGGGGAAACCGTGTGTGGGTCTGAGCCTGAGCCGCTGTGTGTGCATAGGGAGCCTGGGGTGCCGTGAGGCTGTGGGGCACAACGTGCGCCTGGGTCGTCTGGGGTGCTGCGAGGCTGTGGGGTGCCACGTGCGCCTGGGTCATCTGGGGCACCACGTGCGCCTGGGTTAGCTGGAGTGCCGGGAGGGTATGGGGCGCAATGTGCGCCTGGGTCATCTGGGGTGCCGGGAGGGTGTGGGGCGCAATGTGCGCCTTGGTCGTGTGAGGCACCACATGCGCCTGGGTCATCTGGGGTGCTGTGAGGCTGTGGGCCGCCATGTGCACCTGGGTTGTCGGGAGGGTGTGAGGTGCCATGTGCGCCTGGGTAGGCTGGGGTGCTGTGAGCACATGGGGCACCACATCTGCCTGCGTAAGCTGTGGTGCCATCTGCGCCAGGGATGCTGTGTGCACCTGAGGATCCTGGGTTATGGTCTGGATTGTGCAAGATCCCATCAGAGACCCACTAGTACTTGGGAAGGCTGGTGACAAAAGATACAAATTAAAGTCTCTTCAATATTTTAACACAATCAATGACAGAATCAAATAACTGGTTATTTTCTTTCTTAATTGTCACAGTTCAACAGTTTCAGTACATTCTATCCAACTGCCAATTATAAATATAAATCTCCAACACAAAACAGAGGCCCTGTAGTTTTCCGACTGGACAGCTACAGAAATGATTCAATAAATGATCAAAAAACAGTTTCAACACATCATAAGGAACATTTTGTAGTAAAACACCTGTGATGCTGCTTGGAGCTGAACTTCTCAGTCTGAGACACTCCATCTACTCCTCACACAGACTCCCCAAAAGGAGTTGCAAAAAACACCTCACATTCCAACAGCGAGAAACCCTGTTTAATATTTAAGACTAAAGCTTACCTGCAGGTGGTGATGAAGCTGACGACGCAACACAGGGAGGAGGAGAACGACGGAGGAGCGAGGAAGATGGCTGTGGACTGGAGCACTGGGGGAGAGGGGTAATGGG from Thalassophryne amazonica chromosome 23, fThaAma1.1, whole genome shotgun sequence harbors:
- the otud4 gene encoding OTU domain-containing protein 4 isoform X7: MDGGGGSMQSNDDRSAEKSMDVYLNSIGLHRKKIAKDGSCLFRAVAEQVLHCQSLHTEVRAKCVKFLKENRETYEAFIEGDFEEYLCKLQDPQQWVGEVEMNALAVMYKRDFLIFQEPGKPPVNITDNSYKDKVRLCFLNGNHYDSVYPMSYIKNAAICQSILYELLYGGVFKADRNTLDRFSQRASRHSDLLIDDNMAACASSDESDVDPGDTLWVENGTNATGTRHSGQNYRGRGRGWFSERVKRSLNPTLFRNVEYDMWHKTKRAQQKLDYSIAAGMQYAVGDRCQVCLNGSGRCYNATIKDVSPSNGPVTVYMEELGRKQVPLSSLRPLREENSWRTVANRDKRLSNGHGGEWEERVRGKGRGKSLPPSSSVSQGTAVGSGGRLQKQSSWPPQAVVEEQGAARTISRKAACSVDSPLFGLTEQERLAKEEEERNVALVELQLRDETSFPALGTQPTVQGEGGRRKGGEKRRSQKAVKLKSPVDDIGAPSPSAGERPKSSSPPLASPAAAPAQASPAPPSTKPPPTSPVNSDPGPARVSTFKSPKENVVATAASASSPPLKSVAANCAAAAAPCTSSALTPKTNTSASRANVVRVKGTVSTSAAPLSVTPSAALLSVAPVLPAAAPPPSPPTTTTTTSSPPLAPNSSPCVSLCSSDVVPHVLTAPQPTQAHMAPHTLPTTQVHMAAHSLTAPQMTQAHVVPHTTKAHIAPHTLPAPQMTQAHIAPHTLPALQLTQAHVVPQMTQAHVAPHSLAAPQTTQAHVVPHSLTAPQAPYAHTAAQAQTHTRFPQQQNQTRFPQPEVPLLQNSASHKQILAHPTQNKVHISHHQTSSLVPQTQIQAHQPDTEMSSTQIQTGASSDQSQAPQLQTQASISQAHVQQDSQSHTEGTSVPQTLYCFSQSSQSVSQLQPEHIPVQSCNPSFSQTSVSAPAQAQVSHPVPDDQPAPSPQPSHLPRQSSLLSTSQNHPPPQNQDQSEAPPPPTQGFSMDHPPLQQSHPPHPQFHPAHPHPHPSYHQSIAAAIPLQQLYQDPLYPGFPQGEKGDVAMIPPYSSSPAGEDLPQDVNILKFFFNLGVKAYSMPIFPPYIYLLPLHQAHTMHPKIPSRSPSPAHHYPPSTPPIRQQSEVLSSQYPPASASVPPQYDHHAAPTEPTHPSESTFSQTGYSVTHRMPCALLPWQQQQLPPPRNPNYSSGYPASTAHYPTPPPSSQGYHQGQVSGHPLYPTTAHQYPASSLVYPSLTSPSELQVTQGTMEAFQHANSEALANLASGPGQVPSPLEGFTAANVANANSCRTSAVAALPSLALTKKDQRESLTRAVLLVDPPLNNNPILTWVSDPEVKDVSMTTLSKSSNTPVLPAMYDVIAKPAGPSDGSHTSRPYRGQRKLANPSKAFVPVVTEGGQVGFMATDSLSVGCSTEDNWDESEGFSSNQRGSRKNSGRGGRGRGSFHRGSRGLYRGRQGDTGGGFGYVQFNATQRGRGRERGY
- the otud4 gene encoding OTU domain-containing protein 4 isoform X2 encodes the protein MDGGGGSMQSNDDRSAEKSMDVYLNSIGLHRKKIAKDGSCLFRAVAEQVLHCQSLHTEVRAKCVKFLKENRETYEAFIEGDFEEYLCKLQDPQQWVGEVEMNALAVMYKRDFLIFQEPGKPPVNITDNSYKDKVRLCFLNGNHYDSVYPMSYIKNAAICQSILYELLYGGVFKADRNTLDRFSQRASRHSDLLIDDNMAACASSDESDVDPGDTLWVENGTNATGTRHSGQNYRGRGRGWFSERVKRSLNPTLFRNVEYDMWHKTKRAQQKLDYSIAAGMQYAVGDRCQVCLNGSGRCYNATIKDVSPSNGPVTVYMEELGRKQVPLSSLRPLREENSWRTVANRDKRLSNGHGGEWEERVRGKGRGKSLPPSSSVSQGTAVGSGGRLQKQSSWPPQAVVEEQGAARTIRKAACSVDSPLFGLTEQERLAKEEEERNVALVELQLRDETSFPALGTQPTVQGEGGRRKGGEKRRSQKAVKLKSPVDDIGAPSPSAGERPKSSSPPLASPAAAPAQASPAPPSTKPPPTSPVNSDPGPARVSTFKSPKENVVATAASASSPPLKSVAANCAAAAAPCTSSALTPKTNTSASRANVVRVKGTVSTSAAPLSVTPSAALLSVAPVLPAAAPPPSPPTTTTTTSSPPLAPNSSPCVSLCSSGSAPTFIAPIAPSAVAAQGFPPPSSLSFSSFLPITPLPQCSSPQPSSSLLRRSPPPCVASSASSPPAAFPSTSGSLMGSCTIQTITQDPQVHTASLAQMAPQLTQADVVPHVLTAPQPTQAHMAPHTLPTTQVHMAAHSLTAPQMTQAHVVPHTTKAHIAPHTLPAPQMTQAHIAPHTLPALQLTQAHVVPQMTQAHVAPHSLAAPQTTQAHVVPHSLTAPQAPYAHTAAQAQTHTRFPQQQNQTRFPQPEVPLLQNSASHKQILAHPTQNKVHISHHQTSSLVPQTQIQAHQPDTEMSSTQIQTGASSDQSQAPQLQTQASISQAHVQQDSQSHTEGTSVPQTLYCFSQSSQSVSQLQPEHIPVQSCNPSFSQTSVSAPAQAQVSHPVPDDQPAPSPQPSHLPRQSSLLSTSQNHPPPQNQDQSEAPPPPTQGFSMDHPPLQQSHPPHPQFHPAHPHPHPSYHQSIAAAIPLQQLYQDPLYPGFPQGEKGDVAMIPPYSSSPAGEDLPQDVNILKFFFNLGVKAYSMPIFPPYIYLLPLHQAHTMHPKIPSRSPSPAHHYPPSTPPIRQQSEVLSSQYPPASASVPPQYDHHAAPTEPTHPSESTFSQTGYSVTHRMPCALLPWQQQQLPPPRNPNYSSGYPASTAHYPTPPPSSQGYHQGQVSGHPLYPTTAHQYPASSLVYPSLTSPSELQVTQGTMEAFQHANSEALANLASGPGQVPSPLEGFTAANVANANSCRTSAVAALPSLALTKKDQRESLTRAVLLVDPPLNNNPILTWVSDPEVKDVSMTTLSKSSNTPVLPAMYDVIAKPAGPSDGSHTSRPYRGQRKLANPSKAFVPVVTEGGQVGFMATDSLSVGCSTEDNWDESEGFSSNQRGSRKNSGRGGRGRGSFHRGSRGLYRGRQGDTGGGFGYVQFNATQRGRGRERGY
- the otud4 gene encoding OTU domain-containing protein 4 isoform X4 codes for the protein MDGGGGSMQSNDDRSAEKSMDVYLNSIGLHRKKIAKDGSCLFRAVAEQVLHCQSLHTEVRAKCVKFLKENRETYEAFIEGDFEEYLCKLQDPQQWVGEVEMNALAVMYKRDFLIFQEPGKPPVNITDNSYKDKVRLCFLNGNHYDSVYPMSYIKNAAICQSILYELLYGGVFKADRNTLDRFSQRASRHSDLLIDDNMAACASSDESDVDPGDTLWVENGTNATGTRHSGQNYRGRGRGWFSERVKRSLNPTLFRNVEYDMWHKTKRAQQKLDYSIAAGMQYAVGDRCQVCLNGSGRCYNATIKDVSPSNGPVTVYMEELGRKQVPLSSLRPLREENSWRTVANRDKRLSNGHGGEWEERVRGKGRGKSLPPSSSVSQGTAVGSGGRLQKQSSWPPQAVVEEQGAARTISRKAACSVDSPLFGLTEQERLAKEEEERNVALVELQLRDETSFPALGTQPTVQGEGGRRKGGEKRRSQKAVKLKSPVDDIGAPSPSAGERPKSSSPPLASPAAAPAQASPAPPSTKPPPTSPVNSDPGPARVSTFKSPKENVVATAASASSPPLKSVAANCAAAAAPCTSSALTPKTNTSASRANVVRVKGTVSTSAAPLSVTPSAALLSVAPVLPAAAPPPSPPTTTTTTSSPPLAPNSSPCVSLCSSGSAPTFIAPIAPSAVAAQGFPPPCSSPQPSSSLLRRSPPPCVASSASSPPAAFPSTSGSLMGSCTIQTITQDPQVHTASLAQMAPQLTQADVVPHVLTAPQPTQAHMAPHTLPTTQVHMAAHSLTAPQMTQAHVVPHTTKAHIAPHTLPAPQMTQAHIAPHTLPALQLTQAHVVPQMTQAHVAPHSLAAPQTTQAHVVPHSLTAPQAPYAHTAAQAQTHTRFPQQQNQTRFPQPEVPLLQNSASHKQILAHPTQNKVHISHHQTSSLVPQTQIQAHQPDTEMSSTQIQTGASSDQSQAPQLQTQASISQAHVQQDSQSHTEGTSVPQTLYCFSQSSQSVSQLQPEHIPVQSCNPSFSQTSVSAPAQAQVSHPVPDDQPAPSPQPSHLPRQSSLLSTSQNHPPPQNQDQSEAPPPPTQGFSMDHPPLQQSHPPHPQFHPAHPHPHPSYHQSIAAAIPLQQLYQDPLYPGFPQGEKGDVAMIPPYSSSPAGEDLPQDVNILKFFFNLGVKAYSMPIFPPYIYLLPLHQAHTMHPKIPSRSPSPAHHYPPSTPPIRQQSEVLSSQYPPASASVPPQYDHHAAPTEPTHPSESTFSQTGYSVTHRMPCALLPWQQQQLPPPRNPNYSSGYPASTAHYPTPPPSSQGYHQGQVSGHPLYPTTAHQYPASSLVYPSLTSPSELQVTQGTMEAFQHANSEALANLASGPGQVPSPLEGFTAANVANANSCRTSAVAALPSLALTKKDQRESLTRAVLLVDPPLNNNPILTWVSDPEVKDVSMTTLSKSSNTPVLPAMYDVIAKPAGPSDGSHTSRPYRGQRKLANPSKAFVPVVTEGGQVGFMATDSLSVGCSTEDNWDESEGFSSNQRGSRKNSGRGGRGRGSFHRGSRGLYRGRQGDTGGGFGYVQFNATQRGRGRERGY
- the otud4 gene encoding OTU domain-containing protein 4 isoform X6 encodes the protein MDGGGGSMQSNDDRSAEKSMDVYLNSIGLHRKKIAKDGSCLFRAVAEQVLHCQSLHTEVRAKCVKFLKENRETYEAFIEGDFEEYLCKLQDPQQWVGEVEMNALAVMYKRDFLIFQEPGKPPVNITDNSYKDKVRLCFLNGNHYDSVYPMSYIKNAAICQSILYELLYGGVFKADRNTLDRFSQRASRHSDLLIDDNMAACASSDESDVDPGDTLWVENGTNATGTRHSGQNYRGRGRGWFSERVKRSLNPTLFRNVEYDMWHKTKRAQQKLDYSIAAGMQYAVGDRCQVCLNGSGRCYNATIKDVSPSNGPVTVYMEELGRKQVPLSSLRPLREENSWRTVANRDKRLSNGHGGEWEERVRGKGRGKSLPPSSSVSQGTAVGSGGRLQKQSSWPPQAVVEEQGAARTISRKAACSVDSPLFGLTEQERLAKEEEERNVALVELQLRDETSFPALGTQPTVQGEGGRRKGGEKRRSQKAVKLKSPVDDIGAPSPSAGERPKSSSPPLASPAAAPAQASPAPPSTKPPPTSPVNSDPGPARVSTFKSPKENVVATAASASSPPLKSVAANCAAAAAPCTSSALTPKTNTSASRANVVRVKGTVSTSAAPLSVTPSAALLSVAPVLPAAAPPPSPPTTTTTTSSPPLAPNSSPCVSLCSSGSAPTFIAPIAPSAVAAQGFPPPSSLSFSSFLPITPLPQCSSPQPSSSLLRRSPPPCVASSASSPPAAFPSTSGSLMGSCTIQTITQDPQAHVAPHSLAAPQTTQAHVVPHSLTAPQAPYAHTAAQAQTHTRFPQQQNQTRFPQPEVPLLQNSASHKQILAHPTQNKVHISHHQTSSLVPQTQIQAHQPDTEMSSTQIQTGASSDQSQAPQLQTQASISQAHVQQDSQSHTEGTSVPQTLYCFSQSSQSVSQLQPEHIPVQSCNPSFSQTSVSAPAQAQVSHPVPDDQPAPSPQPSHLPRQSSLLSTSQNHPPPQNQDQSEAPPPPTQGFSMDHPPLQQSHPPHPQFHPAHPHPHPSYHQSIAAAIPLQQLYQDPLYPGFPQGEKGDVAMIPPYSSSPAGEDLPQDVNILKFFFNLGVKAYSMPIFPPYIYLLPLHQAHTMHPKIPSRSPSPAHHYPPSTPPIRQQSEVLSSQYPPASASVPPQYDHHAAPTEPTHPSESTFSQTGYSVTHRMPCALLPWQQQQLPPPRNPNYSSGYPASTAHYPTPPPSSQGYHQGQVSGHPLYPTTAHQYPASSLVYPSLTSPSELQVTQGTMEAFQHANSEALANLASGPGQVPSPLEGFTAANVANANSCRTSAVAALPSLALTKKDQRESLTRAVLLVDPPLNNNPILTWVSDPEVKDVSMTTLSKSSNTPVLPAMYDVIAKPAGPSDGSHTSRPYRGQRKLANPSKAFVPVVTEGGQVGFMATDSLSVGCSTEDNWDESEGFSSNQRGSRKNSGRGGRGRGSFHRGSRGLYRGRQGDTGGGFGYVQFNATQRGRGRERGY
- the otud4 gene encoding OTU domain-containing protein 4 isoform X5, yielding MDGGGGSMQSNDDRSAEKSMDVYLNSIGLHRKKIAKDGSCLFRAVAEQVLHCQSLHTEVRAKCVKFLKENRETYEAFIEGDFEEYLCKLQDPQQWVGEVEMNALAVMYKRDFLIFQEPGKPPVNITDNSYKDKVRLCFLNGNHYDSVYPMSYIKNAAICQSILYELLYGGVFKADRNTLDRFSQRASRHSDLLIDDNMAACASSDESDVDPGDTLWVENGTNATGTRHSGQNYRGRGRGWFSERVKRSLNPTLFRNVEYDMWHKTKRAQQKLDYSIAAGMQYAVGDRCQVCLNGSGRCYNATIKDVSPSNGPVTVYMEELGRKQVPLSSLRPLREENSWRTVANRDKRLSNGHGGEWEERVRGKGRGKSLPPSSSVSQGTAVGSGGRLQKQSSWPPQAVVEEQGAARTISRKAACSVDSPLFGLTEQERLAKEEEERNVALVELQLRDETSFPALGTQPTVQGEGGRRKGGEKRRSQKAVKLKSPVDDIGAPSPSAGERPKSSSPPLASPAAAPAQASPAPPSTKPPPTSPVNSDPGPARVSTFKSPKENVVATAASASSPPLKSVAANCAAAAAPCTSSALTPKTNTSASRANVVRVKGTVSTSAAPLSVTPSAALLSVAPVLPAAAPPPSPPTTTTTTSSPPLAPNSSPCVSLCSSGSAPTFIAPIAPSAVAAQGFPPPSSLSFSSFLPITPLPQCSSPQPSSSLLRRSPPPCVASSASSPPAAFPSTSGSLMGSCTIQTITQDPQAHVVPQMTQAHVAPHSLAAPQTTQAHVVPHSLTAPQAPYAHTAAQAQTHTRFPQQQNQTRFPQPEVPLLQNSASHKQILAHPTQNKVHISHHQTSSLVPQTQIQAHQPDTEMSSTQIQTGASSDQSQAPQLQTQASISQAHVQQDSQSHTEGTSVPQTLYCFSQSSQSVSQLQPEHIPVQSCNPSFSQTSVSAPAQAQVSHPVPDDQPAPSPQPSHLPRQSSLLSTSQNHPPPQNQDQSEAPPPPTQGFSMDHPPLQQSHPPHPQFHPAHPHPHPSYHQSIAAAIPLQQLYQDPLYPGFPQGEKGDVAMIPPYSSSPAGEDLPQDVNILKFFFNLGVKAYSMPIFPPYIYLLPLHQAHTMHPKIPSRSPSPAHHYPPSTPPIRQQSEVLSSQYPPASASVPPQYDHHAAPTEPTHPSESTFSQTGYSVTHRMPCALLPWQQQQLPPPRNPNYSSGYPASTAHYPTPPPSSQGYHQGQVSGHPLYPTTAHQYPASSLVYPSLTSPSELQVTQGTMEAFQHANSEALANLASGPGQVPSPLEGFTAANVANANSCRTSAVAALPSLALTKKDQRESLTRAVLLVDPPLNNNPILTWVSDPEVKDVSMTTLSKSSNTPVLPAMYDVIAKPAGPSDGSHTSRPYRGQRKLANPSKAFVPVVTEGGQVGFMATDSLSVGCSTEDNWDESEGFSSNQRGSRKNSGRGGRGRGSFHRGSRGLYRGRQGDTGGGFGYVQFNATQRGRGRERGY